The nucleotide window tctcctgtgtgtgttctctgatgaacttttagctcttttgatgttttaaaacattttccacagtcagagcaggagtatggcttctcccctgtgtgtgttctctgatgaacttttagatcagttgatgttgtgaagcattttccacagtcagagcaggagtaaggcttctctccagtgtgtataagttggtgtgtttttaaggtgcccagatgagagaaactcgccccacagtcagagcagaaataaggcttctctcctgtgtgtgttctctgatgaacttttagatcagttgatgttgtgaagcattttccacagtcagagcaggagtaaggcttctctccagtgtgtatacgttggtgtgtttttaaggtgCCCAGATGAGAGAAACTcaccccacagtcagagcagacatAAGGCTTTTcacctgtatgtatacgttcatgtgatttTAAGTGGGGAATTTGAGAGAAACTAGTTCCACAGTCAGGgcagaagaaaggcttctctcctgtgtgtgttctctgatgagcTTTTAGgtcatttgatgttttaaaacatttcccacagtcagagcaggagtatggcttctcccctgtatgtatacgttcatgtgatttTAAGTGGGAAACTTGAGAGAAACTAGTTCCACAGTCAGGgcagaagaaaggcttctctcctgtgtgtgttctctgatgaagtTTTAGCACCGttgatgttttgaagcattttccacagtcagagcaggagtaaggcttctctcctgtgtgtatttttaggtgtatttttagctttgatagaaatgggaaaatcttttcacaatgtgggcagtgatgagacctcttagctctctgatcttcctgctgttgctctctggatgtagagaatgtctcaacatggtctcctgtgtgaacaacatcagAAGAACCAGTCAGCTGGTGTGATATACAtgccaatcaaatgtattttatgaagcACTTTTTTACATCAGTAGTTGTCAAAGTGcataacagaaacccagcctaaaatccccaaagagcaagcaatgcagatgtagaagcacagtggccacaaaaaactccctagaaagcaggaacctaggaagaaaccgagagaggaaccaggacttgtgagacgtctgtttctcaaactagacacactaatgtacttgtccagttgtgcaccggggcctcccactcctctttctattctggttagagccagtttgcgctgttctgtgaagggggtAGTACACAGCGTTTGTACGAGATctccagtttcttggcaattttttgcatggaatagccttcatttctcagaacaagaatagactgacggcattcagaagaaaggtctttgtttctggccattttgagcctgtaatcgaacccacaaatgacccagatactcaactagtctaaaaaaaggaccgttttattgcttcttttatcagcaccacagttttcagctgtgctaacataattacaaaagggttttgtaatgattaattagccttttaaaatgataaacttggattagctaacacaacatgcattTTGAtcataggagtgatggttgctgataatgggcttctgtacacctatgtagatattagtagtaatttaccacattttgttatgttacagccatattctaaaattgattacatgttTTTCCTGGGGATGTTTTTTTTACAGCCttactaaataaaaaaatatcctcagcaatctacacacaataccccataatgacaaagcaaattaatttttttttaaaacagaaaaacaagagactcaaaattgagttcagatgcttcctgtttccaatgatcatccttgagatgtttctacaacttgaaatattaaacattaaaataacatcaaattgatcagaaatacagtgaagacattacaattgttgtaaatgactattgtagctggaaacggcagatattttatggaatatctacataggcgaacagaggcccattatcagcaaccatctgtgatccaatggcatgttgtgttagctaatccaagtgtatcattttaaaaggctaattgatcattacaaaacCCTTTTGAATTTATGTTAGTACAGCTAAAAACTgtctggaaggccagcatcccggagtcgcctcttcactgttgacgttgagactggtattaagtgaccccaaacttttgaattgagctcaggtgcatcctgtttccattgatcatccttgagatgtttctacaacttgacatattaaatatatatgtatCAGATATAAATCATCAGGATGTGGTAGTCTACTGGTTATGTTCAACACTTCTCCAATCGTTGTTGAGATCTGATATTCTGTGCAGCAAACAAATTATAATTCAATATTGACAGTGATGATGCCATGGCCTATTTTGAAATGAGGTATGCCTAACTTGGTGATTGAGGGTATTAAACATTTTCAACGTTCTTGAGACAATGTGTGGGCAAAGGCAGGCGTTAcaagtttttaaatgttttgcttCGCTGGGAAGTCTTGAGTTGTTCAGGGAAGTGTGATGTCAGAATTACAGAATTCAACCTAGCAATAGACTGGTCATAACTTATGGAGGTCTAATATATGAAGATAATTTATAGATAGAACCAGCTCTTACCATGACTAACAGTTGTCCTAATGTTcccctcctcttcatctttaatgttgacattcagctccagtgtttgactgcagtcttccagcttcactgatgccatctctggatcctgcagtgcaaactgggctccactgtcacaatcaggacccagtgactgtaggtttctactcagtgtggaaggagagagacaggctgggtttgtcctcactgttgatgttaccggCTTCAGACTTAATCTGAGTCGGCCTGTAGTAATAAAAACAAACGGACACaaaagttattttcttgacagttctggcacttTATTCTGTATGACTAAATTACATTTGTAATATGTTTTGGTGCATATATGCATTTACTATAGTATCCAAATAAGAAAGTGTCTGATCGCAGAACATTCCCTAAAATTCTACAAAAATACCACCGGTGTTTAAAACAGCTGTAACTAATTCGCAGTTAA belongs to Oncorhynchus clarkii lewisi isolate Uvic-CL-2024 unplaced genomic scaffold, UVic_Ocla_1.0 unplaced_contig_306_pilon_pilon, whole genome shotgun sequence and includes:
- the LOC139395943 gene encoding zinc finger protein 180-like, which gives rise to MKSKHCVPRPGRLRLSLKPVTSTVRTNPACLSPSTLSRNLQSLGPDCDSGAQFALQDPEMASVKLEDCSQTLELNVNIKDEEEGNIRTTVSHGDHVETFSTSREQQQEDQRAKRSHHCPHCEKIFPFLSKLKIHLKIHTGEKPYSCSDCGKCFKTSTVLKLHQRTHTGEKPFFCPDCGTSFSQVSHLKSHERIHTGEKPYSCSDCGKCFKTSNDLKAHQRTHTGEKPFFCPDCGTSFSQIPHLKSHERIHTGEKPYVCSDCGVSFSHLGTLKTHQRIHTGEKPYSCSDCGKCFTTSTDLKVHQRTHTGEKPYFCSDCGASFSHLGTLKTHQLIHTGEKPYSCSDCGKCFTTSTDLKVHQRTHTGEKPYSCSDCGKCFKTSKELKVHQRTHTGEKPFFCPDCVKCFKTSTQLKVHQRTHTGDKPYVCSDWN